In the Engystomops pustulosus chromosome 2, aEngPut4.maternal, whole genome shotgun sequence genome, one interval contains:
- the TIGIT gene encoding T-cell immunoreceptor with Ig and ITIM domains, translated as MIILIPFVGAVWGPMGGSIVSVDITVSIWRHAVTISLRCLPLRSARVVCTFPLLYALDTVTSSLSSHPAAMTPHPLLTVSCLLLITGLSLPDVAAQTFLGAENITATAGSSVTLRCHLPMGDTAVIQVNWNFCNNVNIASLLNIHNKEGIVSPSFSHRVSLAPDYGITISGAKRNDSGRYCCVYNTFPHGTYTGKIHLQVVAPDSWPGGYYVWISAGVGVLLVITVIGVGCCYYKKKKTSQSFYTNIFPKPPGAQPAGANIPTAAPIQSTSEDEEADVNEYFNIILYNM; from the exons ATGATCATTCTCATACCCTTTGTTGGGGCAGTATGGGGGCCTATGGGGGGCTCTATAGTCTCTGTAGACATCACAGTCAGTATCTGGCGTCATGCGGTGACTATCAGCCTGCGCTGCCTCCCCCTCAGATCTGCTCGTGTGGTTTGTACGTTTCCTCTTCTCTATGCGCTGGACACGGTGACTTCCTCGCTCAGTTCTCACCCTGCGGCCATGACTCCTCATCCTCTGCTGACGGTCTCCTGCCTCCTGCTCATCACAG GTCTCTCGCTCCCGGACGTTGCGGCACAGACCTTCCTCGGAGCGGAGAACATCACGGCCACAGCTGGCAGCAGCGTCACCCTGAGGTGTCACCTCCCCATGGGCGACACCGCGGTCATTCAGGTCAACTGGAACTTCTGCAACAACGTGAACATCGCGTCTCTCCTCAATATCCACAACAAGGAAGGAATCGTGTCCCCGAGCTTCTCCCACCGCGTGTCCCTGGCTCCGGATTACGGGATCACAATATCCGGAGCCAAGAGGAACGACAGCGGCCGCTACTGCTGCGTATACAACACCTTCCCCCATGGCACCTACACCGGGAAGATTCACCTGCAGGTGGTGg ctcCGGACTCTTGGCCCGGTGGATATTATGTGTGGATCAGCGCTGGAGTCGGGGTTCTTCTAGTGATCACTGTGATCGGGGTCGGGTGCTGCTATTACAAG aAGAAGAAGACATCTCAGTCTTTTTACACCAATATCTTCCCCAAACCCCCGGGAGCCCAACCTGCAGGAGCCAATATTCCCACCGCGGCCCCGATCCAATCCACGAGTGAAGACGAAGAGGCGGATGTCAACGAATATTTTAACATCATCCTGTATAACATGTGA